Proteins from a genomic interval of Gopherus evgoodei ecotype Sinaloan lineage chromosome 7, rGopEvg1_v1.p, whole genome shotgun sequence:
- the C7H11orf86 gene encoding uncharacterized protein C11orf86 homolog, which translates to MARIGASGLCESTGTGSDSVSALDQATPTPEMAHGRSFQRAYSLRTPKSSSLLDSTYSQLEEKTENSDKAKQRAKRRAVSLRGWKSGMEESPAERTPTPGEMPHSLTLDDGELLIGKAQSKGSHRMKQCKKQVDQALRRGWETFVANLYSVTLSRPAPPSKAAPSLMRTC; encoded by the exons ATGGCCAGGATAGGAGCATCTGGCCTCTGCGAGTCAACAGGGACAGGATCAGACTCTGTGTCAGCTCTGGATCAGGCCACCCCCACTCCAGAGATGGCCCATGGCAGGAGCTTCCAGAGAGCGTACTCCCTCCGCACCCCCAAATCCTCCAGCCTCCTGGATTCCACCTAcagccagctggaggagaagacaGAGAACTCGGACAAGGCTAAGCAGAGGGCAAAGAGGAGAGCTGTGAGCCTGAGGGGGTGGAAGAGTGGGATGGAAGAGTCCCCAGCTGAGAggacccccaccccaggggagaTGCCTCACTCATTAACCCTCGATGATGGGGAGCTGCTAATCGGCAAGGCTCAGAGCAAGGGCTCTCACAGGATGAAGCAGTGCAAGAAG CAGGTGGACCAAGCCCTCCGCAGAGGCTGGGAGACCTTCGTGGCTAACCTGTACAGCGTGACGCTGAGCCGCCCGGCTCCCCCCTCCAAGGCCGCCCCGTCACTGATGAGAACATGTTGA